A genomic window from Xenorhabdus cabanillasii includes:
- a CDS encoding non-ribosomal peptide synthetase, translating into MSKNEQTLNQLRQAVLQKKLKERIQNSLTAEKDQIPARNPQQEIPLSWAQQRLWFLAQLDPAALTAYHIPTALHLQGHLNKPALQAALDRIVARHEILRTTITSAAHTSTTLTEDKVKVEGKAGAERAALQIVHSADYGFSLITKDLSQLTKDEQQATIQSAMQFEATQPFNFESGPLIRGQLFKLAEAEDEHTLLLTQHHIISDGWSVNVLMQEFSTIYQSFCHGMPDPLPPLKIQYADYTLWQRQKLQGKELEKQLDYWRNALQDAPTLLTLPTDRPRPSRQTYAGGEAIVTLSPDLTGKLKAFAQRHGATLFMTLLAGWSILLSRLSGQDDVVIGTPVANRKHRDLEPLIGFFVNTLALRVQLQNNPTVSELLAHVKAHTLQAFEHQDFPFEQLVEALKPPRSLSYSPIFQVMLSLDNTPGQQQFELPELTISELDLSEDSSHFDLSLSLHDTENGLIGELEYASDLFDQATMKRMAGYLQTLLAAMVSDDSQRVADLPLLMPHERTQLLADFNARKANYPQDMLLQQFLEQQAGHSPDAIALISGKEQLSYAELNQRANQLAHALITAGVQPDDRVAICAGRGPDMIIGLFGILKAGAGYVPLDPEYPTERLAYILSDCEPKLLLTQHHLQSRLTTKVPVWVMDDDDYLDYVAQQPDHNPEPQKLGLEPHHLAYIIYTSGSTGQPKGVMIEHRNVVNFVHVQCQTNALTPTDRVLQFTSVAFDTTVSDIFATLAAGATLVLRDAHLRIPDKNFSQFLQEQAITVSDLPTAFWHLWVQEMAAGRCDFSPFLRLVIVGGEKAELRHFNTWQSLAETQSCRWINSYGPTETTVIATVWQPGSHSPCLTGTVPIGYPLTNTRIYILNTQGQPVPIGVAGEIYIGGSGVARGYLNRPDLTAERFVTDPFSEQPDARMYKTGDLGRWLPDGTIEYLERNDFQVKIRGFRIELGEIETQLAKCDGVKDVVVTAHEDGSGNKRLVAYLVPQSAITLDIIQLREQLSTQLMEYMLPSAYVILDAFPLTPNGKIDRKALPAPDRTAIISREYQAPEGEAEQQLATVWQALLGLEQVGRHDNFFELGGHSLLVVSLIEQLRQRNCALDVSAVFSAPTLAAMATHLTMHAGSESNSPVVPPNLIPDNCQTITPDMLPLVTLSQDNIDQIVVQVTGGVSNIQDIYPLGPLQQGILFQHLLETEGDIYLDSVIMTFDSRQRLDIFLLAMQKVIDRHDILRSAVQWHNLPEPVQVVYRHAPLPVKELTLAGEDSAEQQLRHHTDSHSTRMDITRAPLLSASIAQDHPSQHHTAQNPRWLLALQHHHLVCDHLSLEVIFDEVETILLGQSEDLPAPLPYRNFIAQTKNVPLENHQAYFQQLLGDVEEPTLPFGLLDIQGNRHQIAEAVFTLDRDLAQTIRDCARQQGVSAAVLFHVAWAQVLAKCSGRDDVIFGTVLLGRLQGGEDTARILGMFINTLPVRIVLQGRSVQQMVQETYRQLSKLLAHEQAPLAVVQRCSSIPASLPLFNSLLNFRHNPSDNEQDISPAWEGIQTLETGELSNYPLSLDVDDFDDGFSLTAQCSQHIDPARINAYIEVALRGLVNALQNAPEQNIQSIPVLPPAERRQLLADFNGASVTSPQDILLLQQLIEQQASLTPDAIALVSGEEQLSYTELNQRANQLAHALISAGVQPDDRVAFCVERSLDMVIAMLAILKSGAGYVPLDCEYPVVRLAYILSDSQPKLLLTQQHLQTRLSTDIPTWILDSDNHLEAMAQQPAYNPDPLQLGLEPHHLAYIIYTSGSTGQPKGVMIEHHNVVNFVHVQCQTNELTSSDRVLQFTSVAFDTTVSDIFATLAVGATLVLRSPDLRIPDITFTEFLREQQITVSDLPTAFWHLWVQEMAAGRCGFSPYLRLVIVGGEKAELRHFMTWQSMPETHSCQWINSYGPTETTVIATVLKLDSHSPYMAETLPIGYPLTNSRIYILDKDGQPVPLGVAGEIHIGGAGVARGYLNRPDLTAERFIPDTFSEQPNARMYKTGDLGRWLPDGTIEYLERNDFQVKIRGYRIELGEIEAQLSACDGVKDAIVIAREDENGDKRLVAYLIPQPEMPLDIVQLRQQLGSRLMEYMLPSAFVVLDAFPLTPNGKLDRQALPAPDRSAIVSREYQAPQGETEQLLATIWQTLLGLEQVGRYDNFFELGGHSLLVVSLIEQLRQRGFTLAISAVFSSSSLMAMAERLTKTTAGDCITCDVPANLISDDCQAITPDMLPLVTLTQDNIDQIVDQVAGGIANIQDIYPLGPLQEGILFHHLLETTGDTYLDNLLMTFDNRTRLDAFLQTVQQVITRHDILRSAVYWENLPEPVQVVHRHVSMPVTELELSSETDAEQQLRGYTDPDVVRMDVTKAPLLSASIAKDPHSDRWLLSLLHHHLVCDHLSLKLVFNEVNALLQGKSEQLPTPLPYRNFIAQTKNVPLEQHQSYFRQLLGDVEEPTLPFGLLDVQNNDDMIVEDVLTLDDDLVQMIQQCARQQGVSTAVLFHVAWAQVLAQCSGRDDVVFGTVLLGRLQSGEETERILGMFINTLPVRVILRGRNVQQTVQETYRQLSTLLIHEQAPLAIAQRCSGIPASLPLFNSLLNFRHSSDESDEDEQELSSIWEGIETLNTKESRSNYPLSLDIDAYDDGFELTAQCNQQIDPARINAYVVTALRELVTALQSTPKQDIQTITILPPEEHTQLMVDFNGAEIVYPQDVLLHQLFEQQAVVSPDAIALMSGEGQLSYTELNQRANQLAHALIAAGVQPNDRVAICVERSLDMIIGLFGILKAGAGYVPLDTDYPTERLSYILADCKPKLLLTQQHLQSRLATDVPVWLMDGEDYLTTVAQHSTHNPEPHLSGLAPHHLAYIIYTSGSTGQPKGVMIEHRNVVNFVHVQRQTNELTPADRVLQFTSVAFDTTVSDIFATLATGATLILRPADLRVPDSNFARFLREQQITVTDLPTAFWHQWVQELAAGRCGFSPSLRLVIVGGEKAELHHLNLWKSLPETQSCRWINSYGPTETTVIATVLKVDGHSAYIAATLPVGYPLTNSRIYILDTQGRPVPLGVAGEIHIGGAGVARGYLNQPELTEERFIPDPFSHQADARMYKTGDLGCWLPDGTIEYLGRNDFQVKIRGFRIELGEIEARLFNYPGIKDAIVIVREDNLQENMPNDKRLVAYVVPQPETTIDLENLREALHTNLASYMVPSAFVILESFPLTPNGKLDRRALPIPDKSAVISRDYEAPVGKTEEIIAEIWQDVLRLERAGRHDHFLELGGHSLLTLQVAVRLQQVLGKDIGIRDLLVHPTISELAAFIQSDAALSQQENLVTIRKGNGDISLFLVHAVDGDIHYAYDLAPYIEDSELSIYGLATSDSYAEEDAQLTVNKMAQTYIACIRQVQAHGPYYLAGWSSGGTIAYEIACQLAADGEAVNFVGLLDSASNYLEFFTPEEQQAGIPFEKSTTLLELLPEGIPEHFSDELYRLAKNRDYHAMLTFAEQNNLLPPQITLENINDLLQLRHNIAVAAYNYTPSPAVVDVTLFRATEEAAQGDATLGWDKIVPNERLTIIPIKGDHGSIVTQPNIQDVGKVLLEAIIERK; encoded by the coding sequence ATGAGTAAAAATGAACAAACACTGAATCAATTAAGGCAAGCAGTACTCCAGAAGAAACTGAAAGAACGCATTCAAAACAGTCTGACAGCAGAGAAAGATCAGATCCCTGCCAGAAATCCGCAGCAGGAAATACCATTATCCTGGGCGCAACAGCGCCTATGGTTCCTTGCACAATTAGATCCGGCGGCGCTGACAGCGTACCACATTCCGACCGCTCTTCATCTGCAAGGTCATCTGAACAAGCCAGCCTTACAGGCCGCGCTGGATCGGATTGTCGCCCGCCATGAGATCCTGCGTACTACGATTACATCGGCTGCGCATACATCAACGACATTGACGGAAGATAAAGTTAAGGTTGAAGGGAAAGCCGGGGCGGAAAGAGCCGCCCTGCAAATCGTCCACAGTGCAGATTATGGTTTTTCTTTAATTACCAAAGATCTCAGCCAGTTAACCAAAGATGAACAGCAGGCGACAATTCAGAGCGCCATGCAGTTTGAAGCGACTCAACCCTTTAATTTTGAAAGCGGCCCCTTAATACGGGGGCAATTATTCAAGCTCGCCGAAGCAGAAGATGAACATACCCTGCTATTAACTCAGCATCACATTATTTCGGATGGCTGGTCAGTCAACGTGTTAATGCAGGAGTTCTCCACCATTTACCAAAGTTTCTGCCACGGGATGCCTGACCCATTACCCCCACTGAAAATCCAGTATGCTGATTATACTCTCTGGCAACGGCAGAAATTACAGGGTAAAGAGCTGGAGAAACAACTGGATTATTGGCGTAACGCTCTACAAGATGCGCCGACACTTTTGACACTTCCGACTGACAGACCCCGTCCTTCACGGCAAACCTATGCCGGAGGAGAGGCTATCGTTACGTTGTCACCTGATTTGACCGGAAAATTAAAGGCTTTCGCCCAACGTCATGGCGCTACTTTATTTATGACCCTGCTGGCAGGATGGTCAATATTACTTTCCCGCCTCAGTGGACAAGATGATGTGGTAATAGGTACTCCCGTGGCTAATCGCAAACATCGCGATCTGGAACCGCTAATCGGCTTTTTTGTCAATACCTTAGCGTTACGGGTTCAATTACAGAATAATCCCACTGTCAGCGAATTACTGGCACATGTAAAAGCACATACTTTGCAGGCTTTTGAACATCAGGATTTTCCATTTGAACAACTGGTTGAAGCATTAAAACCGCCCCGCAGCCTGAGTTATAGTCCTATCTTTCAGGTTATGTTGTCACTGGACAATACGCCCGGACAACAGCAGTTTGAGCTGCCAGAGTTAACTATCAGTGAACTGGATCTATCCGAAGACAGTTCACACTTCGATCTTTCATTATCACTGCATGACACCGAAAATGGGTTAATCGGTGAACTGGAATATGCCAGCGATCTGTTTGACCAGGCCACCATGAAACGTATGGCAGGTTATCTGCAAACTCTGCTGGCCGCTATGGTTAGCGATGATTCACAACGTGTGGCAGATCTTCCACTGTTGATGCCACATGAACGTACCCAATTACTGGCAGATTTCAATGCCAGAAAAGCCAATTATCCACAAGATATGTTGCTCCAACAGTTCCTTGAGCAACAGGCCGGGCATTCACCTGATGCTATTGCGTTGATTAGCGGTAAAGAACAACTCAGCTATGCCGAACTGAACCAGCGGGCTAACCAACTGGCCCATGCCCTGATTACCGCTGGTGTGCAGCCGGACGACCGCGTGGCGATTTGTGCCGGACGTGGGCCGGATATGATTATTGGCCTGTTCGGCATCCTGAAAGCAGGTGCCGGTTATGTACCATTAGATCCTGAATACCCCACTGAACGCCTGGCTTATATTCTGTCAGATTGTGAACCTAAGTTATTGCTGACCCAACATCATTTACAGAGCCGTTTAACGACCAAAGTACCCGTCTGGGTCATGGATGATGATGACTATCTGGATTATGTGGCACAACAGCCCGACCACAATCCTGAACCACAAAAACTGGGATTAGAGCCACACCATCTGGCCTATATTATCTATACTTCCGGTTCCACCGGACAACCGAAAGGTGTAATGATTGAACACCGTAATGTGGTCAATTTTGTTCATGTCCAGTGTCAAACCAATGCACTGACGCCGACGGATCGGGTACTGCAATTTACCTCGGTGGCCTTTGATACCACGGTTTCCGATATTTTTGCCACCCTGGCCGCCGGAGCAACATTAGTGCTGAGAGATGCCCATCTGCGTATCCCTGATAAAAACTTCAGCCAATTCTTGCAGGAACAAGCGATCACCGTTTCCGATTTACCCACCGCTTTCTGGCATCTGTGGGTGCAGGAAATGGCGGCAGGACGTTGTGATTTCAGCCCCTTTTTACGTCTGGTGATTGTCGGCGGGGAAAAAGCCGAACTCCGTCACTTCAATACCTGGCAATCATTAGCGGAAACCCAGTCCTGCCGCTGGATCAACTCTTACGGCCCAACGGAAACAACGGTGATTGCCACAGTATGGCAACCGGGCAGTCACTCCCCTTGCCTGACGGGCACCGTCCCCATTGGATATCCGCTCACCAATACCCGCATTTATATTCTCAATACTCAGGGGCAACCAGTACCCATCGGAGTTGCAGGTGAAATCTATATCGGCGGCTCAGGCGTCGCCCGCGGGTATCTGAACCGCCCTGACCTCACCGCTGAGCGGTTTGTGACTGATCCATTCAGTGAACAACCTGATGCCCGTATGTATAAAACCGGGGACTTAGGCCGCTGGCTGCCGGATGGCACGATTGAATATCTGGAGCGTAATGATTTTCAGGTCAAGATCCGTGGCTTCCGCATTGAACTGGGAGAAATTGAAACACAACTGGCTAAATGTGATGGTGTCAAGGATGTCGTCGTTACCGCGCATGAAGATGGAAGCGGCAATAAACGTCTGGTGGCGTATCTGGTGCCACAATCTGCAATAACACTGGATATCATTCAATTGCGTGAACAATTAAGCACCCAATTGATGGAATATATGCTGCCGAGTGCATATGTCATTCTGGACGCCTTCCCGTTAACGCCTAACGGAAAAATCGATCGCAAGGCACTGCCTGCCCCCGATCGTACTGCTATCATCAGCCGGGAATATCAAGCTCCAGAAGGCGAAGCGGAACAACAACTGGCAACAGTCTGGCAAGCATTGCTAGGATTGGAACAAGTTGGACGTCATGACAATTTCTTTGAGCTGGGAGGCCATTCATTGTTAGTCGTCAGCCTGATCGAACAGCTACGTCAGCGCAATTGTGCTCTTGATGTCAGTGCTGTTTTCTCCGCTCCAACATTGGCTGCGATGGCAACTCATTTGACGATGCACGCCGGATCAGAGTCAAACAGTCCGGTCGTGCCACCAAACCTGATCCCAGATAACTGTCAGACGATTACACCGGATATGCTGCCATTAGTGACGCTGTCACAAGATAATATTGATCAGATAGTCGTTCAGGTAACAGGGGGGGTCAGCAATATTCAGGATATCTACCCACTCGGCCCATTACAGCAAGGAATTCTGTTCCAGCATTTACTGGAAACCGAAGGCGATATTTATCTCGATAGTGTCATCATGACTTTTGACAGCCGCCAGCGTCTGGATATTTTCCTGCTGGCTATGCAGAAAGTTATCGATCGCCACGACATTCTGCGCAGTGCTGTCCAGTGGCATAACTTGCCAGAGCCAGTACAGGTAGTTTACCGTCATGCACCACTTCCTGTTAAAGAGTTAACACTGGCAGGGGAAGACAGCGCGGAGCAACAACTGCGCCACCATACCGATTCTCATTCGACACGTATGGATATTACCAGAGCGCCATTATTGTCCGCCAGCATTGCGCAAGATCATCCTTCACAACACCATACTGCACAAAATCCGCGTTGGTTACTGGCCTTACAGCACCACCATCTGGTTTGCGATCATTTGTCACTGGAAGTGATATTCGACGAAGTTGAAACCATATTACTGGGACAGAGTGAAGATTTGCCTGCACCTCTGCCTTATCGCAATTTTATCGCTCAGACCAAAAACGTTCCGTTGGAAAATCATCAGGCTTATTTCCAACAGCTATTGGGAGATGTGGAAGAGCCGACTCTGCCGTTTGGCCTGCTCGATATACAGGGCAACCGTCACCAGATTGCAGAGGCTGTTTTCACACTGGATCGTGACTTGGCGCAAACGATACGGGATTGTGCCCGCCAGCAAGGTGTCAGTGCTGCGGTTCTGTTCCATGTTGCCTGGGCTCAGGTACTGGCGAAATGCAGCGGCCGGGATGATGTTATCTTCGGTACTGTTTTATTGGGACGGTTACAAGGCGGAGAAGATACAGCAAGAATATTGGGAATGTTCATCAACACATTACCTGTCCGCATTGTCCTACAGGGTCGTTCAGTTCAACAAATGGTACAGGAAACGTACCGGCAACTCAGCAAGTTGCTGGCACATGAACAGGCTCCTTTGGCTGTTGTCCAGCGTTGCAGCAGTATTCCTGCTTCTCTGCCACTGTTTAACAGCCTGCTTAATTTCCGTCATAATCCGAGTGACAACGAACAAGACATATCACCTGCCTGGGAAGGGATACAGACTCTCGAAACCGGAGAACTCAGCAATTATCCCCTGTCACTGGATGTGGATGATTTTGATGACGGCTTTTCACTGACCGCTCAGTGTAGCCAGCACATCGATCCTGCCCGCATTAACGCCTATATAGAGGTTGCACTAAGAGGGCTGGTGAACGCATTGCAAAATGCGCCTGAGCAAAATATTCAGTCTATTCCTGTTCTGCCACCAGCCGAACGTCGTCAGTTACTGGCAGACTTCAATGGTGCCAGTGTCACCTCTCCACAAGATATACTGCTGTTGCAACAACTAATTGAACAACAGGCATCTCTCACACCTGATGCCATTGCGCTGGTTAGCGGTGAAGAGCAGCTCAGTTATACAGAACTGAACCAACGTGCCAACCAATTGGCGCACGCCCTGATTTCGGCAGGCGTACAACCTGATGACCGCGTGGCTTTCTGTGTCGAACGCAGTCTGGATATGGTGATTGCCATGTTGGCAATATTAAAATCCGGTGCGGGCTACGTTCCACTGGATTGCGAATATCCGGTGGTAAGATTGGCTTATATTCTGTCAGACAGCCAGCCTAAGCTGTTACTGACCCAACAGCACTTACAAACCCGTTTATCAACTGATATACCAACCTGGATACTGGACAGCGACAACCATCTGGAGGCGATGGCACAACAGCCGGCATACAATCCTGATCCACTTCAGCTAGGGCTGGAACCACACCATCTGGCCTATATCATCTATACCTCCGGCTCTACCGGACAACCGAAAGGCGTGATGATAGAACATCACAATGTAGTCAATTTTGTTCACGTTCAGTGCCAGACCAATGAACTGACATCCTCTGACCGTGTACTGCAATTTACTTCTGTTGCCTTTGACACCACTGTCTCCGATATTTTTGCCACGTTGGCGGTTGGTGCAACATTAGTTCTGCGTTCTCCGGATCTGCGAATTCCAGATATCACCTTTACCGAATTCCTGCGGGAACAACAAATCACCGTTTCCGATCTCCCGACTGCCTTCTGGCACTTATGGGTACAGGAGATGGCAGCAGGTCGTTGCGGTTTCAGCCCATATCTGCGTCTGGTGATCGTTGGCGGTGAAAAAGCCGAACTCCGCCATTTCATGACCTGGCAATCCATGCCGGAAACTCATTCATGCCAATGGATTAACTCTTACGGCCCGACGGAAACTACGGTTATCGCTACCGTCCTGAAGCTGGATAGCCATTCACCTTACATGGCAGAAACCCTGCCGATTGGTTACCCGCTCACCAATAGCCGGATCTATATTCTGGATAAAGACGGTCAACCTGTTCCTCTTGGTGTTGCCGGTGAAATCCATATCGGTGGAGCCGGTGTTGCCCGTGGTTATCTGAATCGTCCTGATCTTACCGCCGAACGTTTTATCCCGGATACATTCAGTGAACAACCGAATGCCCGCATGTACAAAACCGGTGATTTAGGCCGCTGGCTACCGGACGGAACAATCGAATATCTGGAGCGCAATGATTTTCAGGTCAAGATCCGCGGATACCGTATTGAACTGGGAGAAATTGAAGCTCAGCTGTCGGCCTGTGATGGAGTCAAAGACGCTATCGTTATCGCGCGTGAAGATGAAAACGGTGACAAACGTCTGGTCGCATATCTGATACCACAACCGGAAATGCCATTAGATATTGTTCAACTACGTCAACAGCTTGGCTCCCGTCTGATGGAATACATGCTGCCCAGCGCCTTTGTGGTTCTGGACGCCTTCCCGCTGACTCCGAACGGTAAACTGGATCGTCAGGCCCTGCCTGCACCGGATCGCTCTGCAATTGTCAGCCGTGAATATCAGGCTCCTCAAGGGGAAACTGAGCAACTCTTAGCAACTATCTGGCAGACTTTGTTGGGGTTAGAGCAAGTCGGACGATATGACAATTTCTTTGAATTGGGTGGACATTCACTGTTAGTGGTTAGTCTGATTGAACAGTTGCGCCAGCGCGGCTTTACTCTGGCAATCAGTGCTGTCTTCTCTTCTTCCTCATTGATGGCAATGGCAGAACGTTTGACAAAAACAACAGCAGGTGACTGCATTACCTGTGATGTACCAGCCAATCTTATTTCTGATGACTGTCAGGCTATCACACCGGATATGTTGCCGTTGGTCACACTGACACAAGACAACATTGACCAGATTGTGGATCAGGTTGCCGGGGGCATCGCCAATATTCAGGATATTTATCCATTGGGACCATTACAGGAAGGTATTCTGTTCCACCATTTGCTGGAAACAACCGGCGATACCTATCTGGACAATCTGTTGATGACTTTCGACAACCGTACACGTCTGGATGCATTTTTGCAGACGGTGCAACAGGTCATTACCCGCCATGATATTCTGCGCAGTGCAGTGTACTGGGAAAATCTGCCGGAGCCGGTACAAGTGGTTCACCGCCACGTATCAATGCCTGTCACAGAGCTGGAATTGTCATCTGAAACTGATGCTGAACAACAACTGCGCGGTTATACCGATCCTGACGTGGTACGTATGGATGTCACCAAAGCACCATTATTGTCCGCCAGCATCGCCAAAGATCCGCATAGTGACAGGTGGCTGTTATCCCTACTGCATCATCATTTAGTCTGCGATCATTTATCGCTGAAATTGGTATTTAATGAAGTCAATGCTTTGCTACAGGGAAAAAGTGAGCAATTGCCAACACCTCTACCCTATCGCAATTTCATTGCCCAGACTAAAAATGTGCCGCTTGAACAACATCAGAGCTATTTCCGGCAACTGTTAGGTGATGTGGAAGAACCTACCCTGCCATTTGGTTTACTCGACGTTCAGAACAATGACGACATGATTGTGGAAGATGTCCTGACGCTGGATGATGATCTGGTTCAAATGATCCAGCAATGTGCCCGCCAGCAGGGTGTCAGCACTGCGGTCTTGTTTCATGTCGCCTGGGCTCAGGTACTGGCACAATGCAGTGGTCGTGATGATGTTGTCTTCGGAACAGTTTTACTGGGAAGATTACAGAGTGGAGAAGAGACAGAGCGAATATTAGGGATGTTTATCAACACATTGCCTGTCCGGGTTATTCTGCGGGGACGCAATGTTCAACAAACGGTACAGGAAACTTATCGGCAACTCAGTACATTACTGATACATGAACAAGCCCCTTTGGCGATTGCTCAGCGTTGCAGTGGCATTCCCGCTTCTCTGCCGTTATTTAACAGTCTGCTTAATTTCCGTCATAGCTCAGATGAGTCTGACGAAGATGAACAGGAACTCTCATCAATCTGGGAAGGTATTGAAACACTCAATACGAAAGAGTCACGCAGCAATTATCCTTTATCACTGGATATTGATGCCTATGATGATGGATTTGAACTGACCGCTCAGTGTAACCAGCAAATCGACCCTGCTCGCATTAATGCCTATGTGGTGACTGCACTAAGAGAATTGGTGACCGCACTGCAAAGCACACCGAAACAGGATATTCAGACAATAACTATCCTGCCACCAGAAGAACACACTCAGTTAATGGTAGATTTCAACGGTGCTGAGATTGTTTATCCGCAAGATGTCCTGCTCCATCAGTTATTCGAACAACAGGCCGTTGTTTCACCTGATGCCATTGCCCTGATGAGTGGTGAAGGACAACTCAGTTACACTGAACTAAACCAACGTGCCAACCAGTTAGCTCATGCCCTGATTGCCGCGGGTGTACAACCGAATGATCGGGTAGCTATTTGTGTTGAACGCAGTCTGGATATGATTATTGGTCTGTTCGGGATACTGAAAGCGGGTGCTGGTTATGTACCACTGGACACAGATTATCCGACCGAAAGGTTGAGCTATATTCTGGCGGACTGCAAACCGAAGTTATTACTGACTCAGCAACATTTACAGAGCCGTCTGGCAACTGACGTACCGGTTTGGTTAATGGATGGTGAAGACTATTTAACTACCGTGGCACAACATTCCACCCACAATCCTGAACCGCATCTGTCAGGGCTGGCTCCGCACCATCTGGCCTATATCATCTATACCTCCGGCTCTACCGGCCAGCCGAAAGGCGTTATGATTGAGCATCGTAATGTGGTCAATTTTGTTCATGTCCAACGCCAGACCAATGAACTGACACCTGCTGACCGTGTGCTGCAATTTACTTCCGTTGCGTTTGACACCACTGTCTCTGATATTTTTGCCACACTGGCAACCGGAGCAACCTTAATCCTGCGACCAGCTGATCTTCGTGTACCGGACAGCAACTTTGCCCGCTTCTTACGGGAACAGCAAATCACCGTTACAGACCTCCCCACTGCCTTCTGGCATCAATGGGTACAGGAATTAGCCGCAGGACGGTGCGGTTTCAGTCCTTCTTTGCGTCTGGTTATTGTTGGGGGTGAAAAAGCGGAGCTTCACCATCTCAACCTCTGGAAATCGCTGCCTGAAACCCAATCCTGCCGCTGGATTAACTCCTATGGGCCAACGGAAACGACGGTCATCGCCACGGTATTAAAAGTAGATGGTCATTCCGCTTATATTGCTGCCACCCTGCCTGTTGGTTATCCATTAACTAATAGCCGCATTTATATTCTGGATACACAGGGGCGACCTGTTCCTCTTGGTGTTGCCGGTGAAATCCATATTGGCGGCGCAGGTGTTGCCCGCGGTTATCTCAATCAACCTGAACTCACAGAGGAACGTTTTATTCCTGATCCATTCAGCCATCAGGCCGATGCAAGAATGTATAAAACCGGTGATTTAGGATGCTGGCTACCGGACGGTACAATTGAGTATCTCGGACGCAACGATTTTCAGGTTAAGATCCGCGGATTCCGCATCGAACTGGGGGAAATTGAAGCCAGATTATTTAATTATCCCGGAATCAAAGACGCAATTGTTATCGTGCGGGAAGACAATTTGCAAGAAAATATGCCCAATGATAAACGTCTGGTGGCCTATGTAGTACCACAACCAGAAACGACTATAGATCTGGAAAATCTGCGTGAGGCCTTACACACGAATTTAGCCAGTTATATGGTTCCCAGTGCTTTTGTGATCCTGGAGTCATTCCCGTTGACACCAAACGGCAAATTAGATCGTCGGGCATTACCGATACCGGATAAATCCGCTGTTATCAGTCGTGATTATGAAGCTCCTGTCGGAAAAACCGAGGAGATCATTGCAGAAATATGGCAGGACGTACTCAGGCTGGAACGTGCAGGACGACACGATCACTTCCTAGAGCTTGGTGGTCATTCCCTGTTAACTTTGCAAGTTGCTGTTCGTCTGCAACAGGTCTTAGGTAAAGATATCGGGATACGTGATCTGCTTGTCCATCCAACCATCAGTGAACTGGCTGCTTTTATTCAGTCAGACGCTGCACTTTCTCAACAAGAAAATCTGGTGACTATCCGTAAAGGCAATGGTGACATCTCACTGTTTCTTGTTCATGCGGTAGATGGAGATATTCACTATGCTTACGATCTTGCTCCTTATATTGAAGACAGTGAGCTGTCAATTTATGGACTCGCGACCAGTGACTCCTACGCAGAAGAAGATGCACAACTCACCGTTAACAAAATGGCTCAAACATATATTGCCTGTATCCGTCAGGTACAGGCTCATGGCCCTTATTATCTGGCAGGATGGTCATCAGGCGGAACTATTGCTTATGAAATAGCCTGCCAACTGGCCGCCGATGGTGAGGCAGTCAACTTTGTCGGATTACTGGATTCTGCTTCCAACTATCTGGAGTTCTTCACTCCAGAAGAACAACAAGCTGGAATACCATTTGAGAAAAGCACTACATTGCTTGAGTTACTGCCAGAAGGCATTCCTGAGCATTTCAGTGATGAACTGTATCGATTGGCTAAAAATCGTGATTACCATGCAATGCTGACCTTTGCAGAACAGAACAATTTGCTACCACCACAAATCACGCTTGAGAATATCAACGATCTCCTGCAATTACGCCACAATATCGCTGTTGCAGCCTACAACTATACGCCATCCCCGGCAGTCGTAGACGTTACTCTATTCAGAGCAACCGAAGAAGCGGCTCAGGGAGATGCAACTCTTGGATGGGATAAAATTGTACCAAATGAACGACTGACTATTATCCCGATTAAAGGAGACCATGGTTCTATTGTGACGCAACCTAATATTCAGGATGTGGGTAAGGTATTACTTGAGGCAATTATAGAGAGGAAATAA
- a CDS encoding helix-turn-helix domain-containing protein yields MKSKIILSEPERITLQQLALNHPHRDIRTRGTGLLMLARGIKPSQITAEIGCSLRVIYNWVHMWHNSGIAGLLGGHAGGRYLAMTPDMIATAVEAASAESLTLARIAQCVEAKHGALPCTLETLANTLKKQGLTYKRTRLSLKKSVTKRSLLKNPPC; encoded by the coding sequence ATGAAATCGAAGATAATACTTTCTGAGCCTGAACGAATCACATTGCAACAACTTGCTTTGAATCATCCACATCGGGACATTCGTACGCGAGGAACGGGTTTGCTCATGCTTGCCAGAGGGATCAAGCCGTCCCAGATCACCGCTGAAATCGGATGCAGTCTCCGGGTTATCTATAATTGGGTTCACATGTGGCACAATTCAGGGATAGCGGGATTATTAGGTGGTCATGCCGGAGGCCGGTATCTCGCCATGACGCCTGACATGATTGCCACTGCGGTCGAAGCGGCCAGCGCAGAGTCCCTGACACTCGCCCGGATAGCTCAGTGCGTTGAGGCAAAGCATGGTGCCCTGCCTTGTACGCTTGAAACGCTGGCAAATACCCTGAAAAAGCAGGGGCTCACCTATAAACGAACCCGACTGTCGCTTAAAAAAAGCGTAACGAAACGGAGTTTGCTAAAAAATCCGCCTTGCTGA